A portion of the Camelus bactrianus isolate YW-2024 breed Bactrian camel chromosome 25, ASM4877302v1, whole genome shotgun sequence genome contains these proteins:
- the UQCRB gene encoding cytochrome b-c1 complex subunit 7: MAGRPAVAASSRWLDGIRKWYYSAAGFNKLGLMRDDTIYENDDVKEAIRRLPEHLYNERVFRIKRALDLSMRQQILPKEQWTKYEEDKFYLEPYLKEVIRERKEKEEWAKK, from the exons TTGCAGCATCAAGCCGGTGGCTGGACGGTATTCGAAAATGGTATTACAGTGCTGCCGGGTTTAATAAGCTGG GCTTAATGCGAGATGATACAATATATGAGAATGACGATGTAAAAGAGGCCATAAGAAGGCTTCCTGAGCACCTTTATAACGAGAGGGTGTTTCGCATTAAGAGAGCACTGGACCTGTCCATGAGGCAGCAGATCTTGCCTAAAGAGCAGTGGACGaaatatgaggag gATAAATTCTACCTTGAACCATATCTGAAAGAGGTTATtcgggaaagaaaagagaaagaagaatgggcAAAGAAATAA